One genomic segment of Helicoverpa zea isolate HzStark_Cry1AcR chromosome 22, ilHelZeax1.1, whole genome shotgun sequence includes these proteins:
- the LOC124641510 gene encoding cytochrome c oxidase subunit 6C-like, with the protein MADKAVSTASKPMMRGLLNAQIKRNLIASLVFAAISGVAVKQLIGNPRKRKYAEFYRTYDAEKEFEEMKAKGLFQSC; encoded by the exons ATGGCAGACAAGGCAGTGTCCACCGCGAGCAAGCCCATGATGAGGGGTCTCTTGAATGCGCAGATCAAGAGGAACCTCATCGCCTCCTTGGTCTTTGCTGCCATCTCCGGTGTGGCAGTGAAGCAGCTCATCGGCAACCCACGCAAGAGGAAGTATGCTGAATTCTACAG GACATACGATGCTGAGAAGGAATTCGAAGAAATGAAGGCGAAGGGTCTGTTCCAATCCTGCTAA